The DNA segment CAAGGAACGTTTTCCTACAGGTAGACACGGGAAGCTTCAACCGAGAGCTGACGGACTTTCAGAGTGCTCAAAAGAATTAATTACAATTCATATCAGATCGATCTTCCGGGACACTACAACGTATCGGCAACCTTTAATGTTGCTGATCTTATTCCGTACGAGGAAGCTAGTGACAAGAGTGATGACTCGAGGACGAGTCCTTTTCAAGTGGGGGAGGATGATCCCGATCCAGACGACAATAGCGAGCCGGTCCACATCTCGGGCCTAAGCCGTGCACACGGGTTCGAGACATTGGGTttttattagtttatttatttatcttttggtTTGAAGTTTGAATAAGTTGTTATCTTTTAAAAGTTCCATGCCTATCTTGTAGGATAGGAgctttgtttaaaaaaaaacctatTTTCCTATTTTTGATGGTGAACTTTTCTAGAGACATAATCGATTATCAGTTCTTTGAGATCGCCGGATTTGGCTTCTCGGTTACGTTGCCGGATTTTGGTAACGGGTTTACTTTTTTTTCGTTAAGCTTCCGCATCAGCTATTTTTTCGCATTTCGattgaaattttttatatatactatgtttggcccgggcttgTTCGGGCTTTTTTTAGTGTTTCGGCCCTGACatgttcaacgggcaagatccgccactgctcGTTTCCAACTGTTGCTCCTTCAATTTCTTTTGTGCTCAGCCTGTTGGATACAGGCCCCAATACACACTCACAACTCTCACTATGTATATATTATGAAGGTGAAAACTTGCAGTGAACAAAAGAAAGGCTACTGTATTCTAATAAAAGAGAAGGGGTACAATTAATAAACTACTACTAAATCcctatttataataaataaacaCAACAAAAGATGCAACGTCATTCTCCATATAATTCGGTCAACACGTTCCCATAATTCACTTCCTTGAAGCTCGGTCAAACAAAGActaaatctattatatataataaataaaaatatttggGCTGAGGTGGCATGATATTAGAGCCTCTTGGATTgctttttggcgggaaaatgagaTGGGTATTTACATTGCACGCGGATCCCGTTTTGAGCAACCCGATCCAATAATTTCGGACCCTATATATGTATCTATTTGAGGaccctttttctttctttcaTAATTACCAtcctatttcttcatctttttcccTCGATATGAAGAAACCCTAAATCATTCTTCCTCACAATCTAAGTCGTTCCTCTCATCTCTCAAGGCGATTCTTTATCTTCCAATATTCCCTTCATCATCATTGTGTGTTCTTGCACCTCTTGATTTTCTTCAAGGTAAAGTGACGGCTCTTCTCTCAAACCCTAATCCTCAATTTTGCTTCAACCATCCGCAGTCCAAAAGCCTACAATCATCAGGTATTATAACtattattcaagtaatttttttttattttacaatcGTGGCTATTCAATTCAATTTTGATCCACAAACCCTCATCACAGAATTACCTTTACACCATTCTTtccctcttttcctttgttgtTCGTTTGGTATCTGTAACCAGGTAAGTGGTTACAGTTTGCAGCAATTGTTCATCTATGTGCATGAATAGATGTAGAGATCTATTTATTTGTTTGAAATTAGACTAGGGTTTTTGTTTAATTTTGATATTTAGATCTGTGGCTATGCTAAGTTTCTGGTTTGTTTAATTTTGACATGTCCATATGGACAATGCATGTTCTTATGACACATGGGTTAAATACGCCggattttcagtttttttttctaTTAGTGGCGTTTGATATTTAAAAATTTTTTAATTGATGCCAATTTTGTATGTCAGATTGTCTGTCATGTACAACTGGTATGTTTTGACTTAATGGTAAAAAAAGTTAAAGAATGGTCTGTTATTGGGTGTTGAGATTGTTGGATTTGGTTCGGTTGTTAGATATCAATTGGGTCCTTAATGGCGTTTTTTGTTACTTTTTAGTGGTTTGATTTTCTTTCTTTTTGAATATGTTATGGGGTCCAGATTTTGGTGGTTTGATGCTAATTCTAATTATTTAGTTCTAGGACGTAaagctttttgaaacaagaaTCTATGTGTGGAATAGTAACTTTTCATATTTAAATCAAGAGAGAGAACAGAGTAAATAGGATAGAGAGAAGGTTGTGGCTAACTTAGCAACTTCAATACAGAGGGTTAATACAAACGCTTAGGAGGAATTGAACTCAGAAAAAGTGTTATATGCAAATCATGGTACAATGGTGATTTTTATCTCTGAAATCAGATTTTAGCCAACTTATTTTTTCTAATTCTCTTTGTAGTTTGTACAAGATAGCTCTTAAATTTGAGGCAAAGGCAGCAGTTATGGTCTTCCATAGTCCATATGAATGGCAATTTTACagtatgtttttgtttttttatctcTCACGGTCATGTTAAATGTAGTTTTCATTTGAAATTAGAAGTAAGTCAGTAACATTGATGTTCCTTTTTTGTGAAACAACACACTAGGTGGCAGTCATGTGGTGCCTAACGTACACTAATAAAGAAAACAAGGAAAATACTATGTAATGGTATGGTAGTAACTTTCTTTTGCGTCTGTATGAAACATAGttgtcgatagcgaatagcgacaaggcatggctaggctacgtagcgaatagcgacggctattttataaatagcgattacactagaaaaagatttttgaaaatttttatatgtatattacatcaaattacccttgtatatatgttattttacatgtatatttaacaaaaactaaTAGTTAGTAGCAAAGGACTTATATGTTGGGTgtgtgaatgaaagtctcaaAAGGTGGTAAATACTTTGTCCCACATCGGTGTGTTAACAAAGTTAGTGGTTGTTTATAAGGTAAAGTCTTTACTACTCCATTGTagctttatgacatgttttaccacaagtcctacccgcgcgcaGGGGTGGTGCAAAAAATGAGTTTCTGAATTGAAATTTAACTGAACTCGTGCATGCccacacgaatgcagctccgaaaaccccAGGCTCGCGTGGGCCAGTTTTTGCACAATTTAAcctctttatttatttattttttgtattAAAGCCAAGGCCGTCATCGCCATTAACAGCTTAGCGACACTTGGACGCTTCGCCATAAAGCGCGCTATAGCGACTGCTATGGTCGCAATTAACAACTATGGTATGAAAAGCGATACAACATCATAAAAATATGTTGTCTTTATGTCTCTCACTCTTACAGGTCGTGGACACGCTTGGACCTAGCTTATGGGACGTATGGAATTCTTTTGGGCAATTGTGAGTCCTTAAGGTAGAACCGTtaaaatctctctctctctctctctctctctctctctttcttatGTTAGTTGGTTTTAGTCCTTGCTCCTTTATTTTGCTTTGACCTGGGTATTTTGTTTGTCGACTCACAAAATTATGCATATTAAAATGACAAATTAACTTTAAAATGGTTGGATAGCATCAACATAGATTCCCAAGACTGCAAGGTTAGATtgataattttattattaatCTATTAAAAGTTATATGTTCGAGTTCCTGCTTCTAAGTCTGCAGTGTATTACTTACTACTTCCCAGGGATTCTTTGTGCAGAAAGACTACAAAATGTTTCCACCTTCAGTAAATTTGGATAATATTGATTGGTCTACAACGAGGCTGCAAATCGATTTCCCTGTCCTGGTACTTCTTACTAAAAAGTGTATTATATGGTATAACATCGCTTCGAATGTAGTCGGATTTTGTAATTTGAAGTATTTccattatttaaaaaatatattatatggTTCCTACCAGAATTTTGATGGACTCTTGGTTTTGGAGATTGTAAAACGGGATCTTATGGATTCCAAGGTGCGGGGCGTAGACTTTGTTAAACAATGCGATTGCTACATCTTTTATCAAATCAGTTAAAAACATTGCATTGCAGTTTTATTTATATTGAAATGGTTTTATTTGCAGTTGATTAGGGTATTTACCTTTTATTTGCTTGAACCAAATAATTTCTGAATTCAATTAATATCTGAACTCATTTGATGCTGAAACGTTAGATTCAACCTTTTTTGTGCCTATATGTTCGATTTAGGGTTTTGTTTAGGCTGCTATATAGTCAAAATTAGGGGATTTGGAAGTTGATGATATGTTAAGATAggattgggatctggatatgttAGTTTGGTATATTAAAGTTCAAATTTGATGCATAACTGTTGTTTTTAATCTATAATAAAAGGATGTTATGACTATGATTGGTGAAAATTGATGGTAATTTCATTGATCTGATATGATATTCTGTTGAAAAGGATATTATAAGTTTGAACTGTATAATAGAGTTATTCAAGCTTCTAACATTACATTGATGCATGCGTTTTAGGTGGGCGTTACTATGAAGGTTAGCACTATTCAACTGGTCCCTTAGAAATGTTGTTTTTGACACAAGTGGATCCTAAATTGGAACAATAGCAAAGATCTCATCATTTCTTTGTAATTATTTAATGATATGAGTATTCTACTACTCTATAATAAGTGGGAGTGAGGTTAGCAAAACAAGATGGTGATGGCGATGGTCACTGGCGGATACCACATATAGTAAATTATTATTTTACAGTAATATTTTTTACTGTTCTATGAAGTTGTTTTAAATTTACATTCTAATATTATTAACATTTTCATTTTATTATGTAATAATGGCTCTCTAAACACATCGTGTGATTAAGTTAATGAAAAGTTTGCAAGTCTTCTTATAGCGAAGACATTAATATTTGTATGATTTTAAGTATGTATTAAACATAACTAATAATTATATAAGTAACTTTctcgagcccgggaagcaatcccgggtgataacctagtctTCCATAAACCAAAATAACCATGTGATTAATATTGTTCTAACCGATCTGAATCCAGCTCCAATCTTTTTACCTATGACCGGAGACCCGTGTGACCCGTAAACGAATAACCGGCCATTTGAACTGTGACCCGATTACATGCCGACTCGTGACCCGTAAACAAACCCGAATAAtccaacaatcacccccttaatCGGTGTTTGTTTACGCCTTCACCGCAGCACCGAATCACCTCGGTTTCGAACCACTATGACATCTAACGGACACCCGATCTTCACCTCGATCACATCCAATGTCTCGGTTCAACCCGAATAAAAAACACCACTCCCGTAACATGTAACATGGCATCACGCTGGAAACGTTCACTAACATCTTGACTCATCACGGATCAACGACCCACCCGGTCACATCCGAGTCACCCGATTTGAACTCCAACACCATAATGTTAACACCGTGTAATTTTTTTCTTTACCTTTTTCCAATCACCCTTGTTCAAGAGGCTCTCCACCGACAAAGAAAACAAGCCACCCGCTTCTTCCGTTTTCTCAACTTGCCAAACGAGACGAATCCAAAGCCACCTGCTTTGACGGATCCATTCTGCCCGCTTTTCACGCACTACGCCGGTCTCCTCTTATCACGAACAACCGATCAAGGCAACCGTTCTCACCGTCTACCGTTATCACCGGTTGAATAGCAACTGCGCAAACCCGCAACTAACAACCGAACAACCCTTTCAACGCCTTTAATCATTACTATTAACAGCCCCGGAAAACAAGTGTTTATCACCGGTCACCCCCGTCGTCTTAACCGGTACGTCTACCACAACAACGGCCTACCGAAAACACCATAACGCTTCCGTCTTCTGCTGTATAACAGTCCCGCACCCTTCTTTTACGCCTGCCCTCCACCGACCGACACACCCGCCGGCGGCGGAGGCTTCCTCCGATCTTCAAACCCGCTTCTCAACGagcctaggctctgataccaaatgttggaTACAGGCCCCAATACACACTCACAACTCTCACTATGTATATATTATGAAGGTGAAAACTTGCAGTGAACAAAATAAAGGCTACTGTATTCTAATAAAAGAGAAGGGGTACAATTAATAAACTACTACTAAATCcctatttataataaataaacaCAACAAAAGATGCAACGTCATTCTCCATATAATTCGGTCAACACGTTCCCATAATTCACTTCCTTGAAGCTCGGTCAAACAAAGACTAAATCTTCCATAAACCAAAATAACCATGTGATTAATATTGTTCTAACCGATCTGAATCCAGCTCCAATCTTTTTACCTATGACCGGAGACCCGTGTGACCCGTAAACGAATAACCGGCCATTTGAACTGTGACCCGATTACATGCCGACTCGTGACCCGTAAACAAACCCGAATAATCCAACACAGCCGACCAACAACCCACAAAGAGAATAAAATAATATCCACAAATAAAGAATGATAATTTCTCTATTAGTTGTCGCTGCCGTTAAGAATATTATTGTCGCCCTCTCTTGCTGCCGTCCACTTTTTTCTTTCGAAAAATAATAGCAATCAATGGAATCCCCACTGATGTTTTTCTTTGCTGCCGTCAAATTATGCCTTCTGTCTTGTCGAATATATAATTGTTGTCCACCTTTTGAATGTTTTCGAACACAACAATAATACCCCCAACTCCCCCTTTCGTCCAAGTAGCTTTAATGTATTTATATTATGGCCTTTAGGGTTTTATTAGTCCACATCACAATTTGTTTCAAAGGCCCAAAGAAACAAAACCACTCCCCCACTGATGTCGTGACATGCATGGCTAGACATATGTGAATATTTTTTTTTCCGCCCACCATACTTTTAAAATATAGAAAGTGGTCTTGGCTCACTTACATAAAATAGGAGTAATTTCCTTTCAGTCACTGGTGGTCTACTCCACTCAACTGATTGGTTATTTATTTGTTAATCGTTTTCGCTACATTTGCATGAGGACCTAGCAAaatacaaaataatataataaagcaCTAAAATCTAAATAGAAACAAATAAAACTATACAATAATAATACTATTTACATGggaaaaatatatgtattttatcACACATGGCTCATCATTTTGGGAACTCCGATATTGTTTAATAAGAAAAGTTGTTCAACGCagttgtgcattgattaccgaaaGCTTAACAGGTAACAATTGAGAATCGTTATCTGCtacccaggatcgtcgatttgttcaaCCAACCACAAGGGTTAACTACATCTTAATGATAGAATTGGGTGGTAGTTGAAATGACCATCTCACCCAAAAGTGTCGTAGGGGCATGTAAAGgtggttttctcctgatcctccGGTGTGATGGGGATCTGGACCAAATTCGAAAGGGATGTTTTAAGTCATGTGAATGAATTTGATATAGCACAtatgactcagtcattggagttctgtctcgagttgtacggttaatgtgatttgggttatcttactaacacatGTGGATTGTTTAATATTTTCAAAAGATAATAACTAGGAGATACACCAGGAAACTTTAGTTTTAcctcgatgggttgaacttttcAACGACTGTATTGTGAGATACGCTACCACCCTGGCAAAGCAAACGTCGTTGCCGATACTCTCAGTCGACGAAGCTATGTGTATAGTGTTCGTAATGTCCAAGCCCAAAACGACCTCGAAACTCTCATTCGCGACGCACAACATGCATGCTTCATTGAGAATACCTTGAAAGAGGAAATGAAGTGTGGTGCTGAAACCCAGCTAGTGACTAAATCGAATGATATTTATCACTATCTCGACCATATTTGGGTTCCTAGTCACAATAACCTCAACGAGATGTTGATGACCGAAGTTCACAAATCTCGATATTCCATTCACCccggtgctgacaaaatgtaccaggacctccgtTCCAGGTACCGGTGGCCGGGCATCAAAAAGGATATCGCTCTGTAtgtttcgaaatgcctaacttgctcgaaagttaaggccgaacatcaacGACCCTCTAGTTTACTCGAACAACTCGAAATgccgatgtggaaatgggaaagtatcgccatggattttattaccaaactTCCTCTCACTCCGTCTTGTCACGATAAcatttgggttatcgttgatcgtcttacgaaATCTGCCCATTTCataccgatacgagaagacttcaaGATAGAACGATTAACACGAATCTATACTGACGAAGTCATTTGTCGACACGGGACGCCTCGTGACaccatctctgaccgcgatggtcatTTCACCTCACATCTCTGGGAGACCTTTCAATCCGCTCTCGGTACGACCCTCAATCTTAGTACCACATTCCATCCCtagaccgacggtcagactgagcgcacgatccgcacccttgaagacatgcttcattcatgtgttatagattttggtggtaattgggattcgcatttacctttaGTAGAATTCTCTTACgataacagttatcacgctagtattcaaatggcaccctttgaggcattacatggtagaaaatgtcgatcgcctattgtatggcacgagatcagaGACGCacaaatcaccggtcccgagttactacaagaaacgatgGACAAGATTCTCCAGATATGAGACAATCTCTTGAAAGCTCGAAGTCGTTaaagagttacgccgataaacgccgcaagcccctagagttctaagctggcgatcacgtactcctaaaggtttcaccttgtaAGGGGGTGATTTGATTCAGCAAGAAAGGGAAGCTAGCGCAACGATACGTGGGTCCCTTTaagattctagaaagaattggtaAATTGGCCTATCGACTCGAATTACCAGTTGAACTCAGCAACGtacacccgactttccatgtctcGAACGCAAGAAGTGTCTAGCCGAAAAAAATCTTCATGTACCCCTTGAAGATTTGCAAATAAATGAGACTCTGCACTTTATGGAAAAGCCAGTAgaaatcatggatcgagagacCAAGAAACTTCGACGCTCCCGCATTCCCATAGTGAAGGTTcactgggaactcgaaagtgatgtGAAAGCTAAATATCCGCAACTCTTTGTAACGTCtacttaatttcgggacgaaatttcctcaAGTAGGGATGacttgtctttaagagccatatgaatgttcttcggctcctcttgggaaataaagcaactatacaagcactcgttcacaatcccaatcttctcaatcgaaacaaataaaCCTATATTTGTTGCTATGCTTCGCcttgtctgaacacctgcagtaggatctccaagtatcatgtcaactggatgatctctatttgctcgtgtagtagcaacggTATCCACTTCTaaattgtcacccaggtttgatccaatctccccctgaatattctgatttgcaaacggattaatgaaatcctccccctgattgggttcaggttcactatcgcttgaatcagtatcagcagcaccTTGGGAAGTTTCTGGAGCATCTGTCATgtcaacattcgatctaggcatgaacccGCCTTCATCGTCTTCACTAATCATTTGCTGAATCATCTGAGAATCATCTActttggaaaactcaggaatattaaatgatttaagaacactttcataatcatataatatagctggaccactcgttgattgttgaggtttgtatgAAGTAATTTCCAccttaaacacaacctcaattttaatagtttttagattaaaaacccttttattcggtgcgccaggtacgtaacctagaaagtagccttcgtcagccacctcaccgaattttttttatctttatttcgcatAATGGTGCAGAGTAATCCAAATGGTTTAAGGCCTTCTAAGTTTGGCTTTttgttaaacatcaactcatgacaagttttaTTAAAATGTTTAACAGtgaaaactttgtttaggacgtagcaag comes from the Helianthus annuus cultivar XRQ/B chromosome 4, HanXRQr2.0-SUNRISE, whole genome shotgun sequence genome and includes:
- the LOC110936072 gene encoding sulfite oxidase isoform X1, with translation MAILQSWTRLDLAYGTYGILLGNCESLSINIDSQDCKGFFVQKDYKMFPPSVNLDNIDWSTTRLQIDFPVLVGVTMKVSTIQLVP
- the LOC110936072 gene encoding sulfite oxidase isoform X2; the encoded protein is MAILQSWTRLDLAYGTYGILLGNCESLSINIDSQDCKGFFVQKDYKMFPPSVNLDNIDWSTTRLQIDFPVLVLLTKKCIIWWALL